One Salvia miltiorrhiza cultivar Shanhuang (shh) unplaced genomic scaffold, IMPLAD_Smil_shh original_scaffold_386, whole genome shotgun sequence genomic window carries:
- the LOC131004346 gene encoding uncharacterized protein LOC131004346 isoform X2 — MDYNDNDYEGQNLHLAGEESSKISVLRPFALPKFDFDDSLHGHLRFDSLVENEVFLGIPSQEDNHWIEDFSRGGNGIEFSSSAAESCALRRHINVWSEATSSESVEMLLKAVGQEEMVPGEKMIEESDPGETRLIENNSRDAHKVDDVDDGIPSLPPAEVVGFSSSSNQSSGVEINHTECTLQVQETKLSSYAVGIDNKDSSLIVAMGNSSIGVQRDDNKQGETCVLVDESLSHQMQEDLPIHGKEIDNTKSSSKNFDVNARESVDQDKTSSAKFSSSCTVKSTYSPVEEQDKGCNETHAKLSGISLEINDIDKPRSHETTSSMQSQKHEHGVDTSIATMVEVSNVHSVEESVSKDDGCNKVAFVVEPAASQHSAVSGPEIKQLSESDVMLHERSSIVHQEEGIEVLGIGGNDAVTPAFNGSNEMKQGTAIQSPESHKTLVGKEDVSAESKSSPEAPCATSGSTVLHEVLGNPSEKDKDHKTDDAAGDSGLSIGSIVSRECSEKSVADGMEDSRNIPEPQKEKIDDGGGVHPPLLGESIWTCKKDIVSMQVEAHETGGNVSAHEEESEKLPLDSHKMVLDDVEKEVGSSCPAGPVEVQKTTGSKLDSSVGNYPALNTEVEGKNLAASPVEGNQIVDSREHNPPSSDMEHKDQSREIESEAIKKPSSSASKESLDKDELSPATEIDTDVIAASVAGEIKTSNQSVSLLETSSDNIPGEASKELTKMMDHPANTLVAQNDGIDAAPSKEQIVTETERNITENSSKLSVTSSTVEIDKSNKDAVPSASCSDLSQIEVNKHASPNSINIESFGKTLKRSETSGVNEPCKEDETFTFDTRPLGGQSTEDAGKSLQSFQGLQACKMLTGEGLPAASVCSQTDPIVVKETSHVGSSTPGVCPPSGGVGATSERKSRRGGSRSGKGSLKKGNLVKETSPLKQTEKGDKSSLFSSPLSAGPLMTFETGVKPRGPVAIPTSSLPDLNTSAPSSSFFQQPFTDLQQVQLRAQIFVYGSLIQGAAPDEACMVSAFGMSDGGRNAWERSWRACVERLHAQKSQGNNTGTPVPSRSDVGAKAPDQNNRQGFPQSDVLSSTAGRPSIKAIPSPVNPAIPLSSPLWNISTPSGEALPPGSMARSAGVDYQAVSPLNPYQTPPIRSYIPHSTWPAQAPPGPFPVPWLASSQSSPFEISTSYPTFPITEPVKLTAVKESPFPITSGIKHAPPIPTTNTGATAVVAGASSLDLKKVKASSGQTGETKTRKRKKSSGSEDVVQVSSATAPLSDAVSAHAVPSQVSNKVPAAEDLSRITFIAQNQVGLVPRPVVGSCYSTSVAVSTPSSFAPKGPPSNQAFPVVTPSISSGQFSKGDLNMDKRAFNAEGFSKVEEAKLQAQEAAAHAATAISHCDGVWSQLELQKSSGLSTDAESKLVSAAAAIAAAASVAKAAAAAAKIAADAAVQAKQMADEVLTKSGTSATTEFDSSFVYNSMNLVNASPTSILKGGERNNAPSLVISAAREAARKRIEAASAATRHAENLEAILKAAELAAEAVAHAGKVVAMGDPFSLTALAEAGPSNYWKVPHVAGIPNSKSNDMSKDKSISSNAEEVPGVYNQHEGPDKDVRVTSHNMSPTQRGSSKDDSNRVTVDENIIPTVKHGEKSSKPHDDRTLSDSAKTTSIVPDPDIESRSNVSSTSMREGSLVEVLNNRGDSKKAWFSASVLSLKDGEALVCYDGLQSDEGSEPLKEWISIQAKDSDAPRIRVPHPMTGVQLEGTRKRRRAAVKDYTWSVGDQVDVWVQDCWREGIIAEKNKRDPTSLSVQFPAQEETLAVKVWHLRPSLVWSEGEWTEWCRTGQDDTQKGDTPAEKRPKLGSTTIEAKGKAKLAKNIDFTEVRGNEEPKLPLSANEKVFSIGSTKEENKLNMARTMRSGLEKEGSRVVFGVPKPGKKRKFMEVSKHYVSDRISKTNVPNDSVKLSKFLIPQGSGSRGFKSTSKDKQVADSKTRPLKSGKPPSIPSRTLERRDDSASTRSNARTASSDHIAKESTSNDENESSEQNIAEVEEAAQGAMVFTSQAPSQEIRKKAVRSTKSERLNQGKLAPASRKSAKEEATEKLISEVSEPRRSNRRIQPTSRLLEGLQSSLIISKIPSSSHDKGHRSHTKATVRGKNYRRPSRFD; from the exons ATGGACTATAATGACAATGACTATGAAGGCCAGAATCTTCACTTAGCTGGTGAAGAGAGCTCTAAAATTTCTGTTTTGAGACCCTTTGCTCTACCCAAGTTTGATTTTGATGACAGTCTCCACGGGCATTTGAGATTTGACAGTTTAGTTGAAAACGAAGTTTTTCTTGGTATTCCAAGTCAGGAAGACAACCATTGGATTGAAGATTTCTCTCGGGGAGGTAATGGAATAGAGTTCAGCTCCAGTGCAGCAGAATCTTGTGCTTTGCGGAGACATATCAATGTCTGGTCTGAGGCAACATCATCTGAATCTGTTGAAATGTTATTGAAGGCAGTTGGACAGGAAGAAATGGTCCCTGGTGAAAAGATGATTGAGGAATCAGATCCAGGTGAGACAAGACTAATAGAGAATAATTCGAGGGATGCTCATAAAGTTGATGATGTTGACGATGGGATTCCTTCATTACCCCCAGCTGAAGTTGTTGGATTTTCTTCTAGTTCAAATCAATCATCAGGAGTTGAAATCAATCACACTGAATGTACTTTACAGGTTCAGGAGACAAAACTTTCCTCTTATGCAGTAGGTATTGATAACAAAGATAGTAGTTTAATTGTGGCCATGGGAAACTCGAGCATTGGAGTGCAGAGGGATGACAATAAGCAAGGGGAAACTTGTGTTTTGGTGGATGAGTCTCTGTCCCATCAAATGCAAGAAGACCTACCAATTCATGGAAAAGAGATTGACAATACTAAGAGCTCTTCTAAGAATTTTGATGTTAATGCTAGGGAGTCAGTTGACCAGGACAAAACTAGCAGTGCCAAATTTAGTTCAAGTTGTACAGTGAAAAGTACTTACAGTCCTGTTGAGGAGCAGGACAAAGGATGTAATGAAACTCATGCAAAATTGAGTGGGATTTCTCTTGAAATCAATGATATCGATAAGCCTCGTTCTCATGAAACTACTTCAAGTATGCAGTCCCAGAAACACGAGCATGGAGTTGATACTAGCATTGCTACTATGGTGGAAGTATCTAATGTGCATTCGGTAGAAGAGTCGGTATCCAAAGATGATGGGTGTAATAAGGTTGCATTTGTTGTTGAACCTGCAGCAAGTCAACATAGTGCTGTCTCAGGCCCAGAGATTAAGCAGCTGTCTGAAAGTGATGTCATGTTACATGAGAGGTCTTCTATTGTGCATCAGGAAGAAGGTATTGAGGTGCTTGGTATAGGAGGCAATGATGCTGTCACCCCTGCATTCAATGGCAGTAATGAAATGAAGCAGGGTACTGCTATCCAATCACCAGAAAGCCACAAAACTCTTGTTGGAAAGGAAGATGTATCTGCTGAAAGTAAGAGTTCTCCTGAGGCTCCATGTGCTACATCTGGGTCCACTGTGTTACATGAGGTACTAGGCAATCCTTCTGAGAAGGACAAGGACCATAAAACTGATGACGCAGCAGGCGATTCTGGTCTATCAATAGGTTCTATAGTTTCTAGAGAATGTTCTGAGAAATCAGTCGCTGATGGTATGGAAGATTCTCGAAACATTCCTGAACCACAGAAAGAGAAAATAGATGATGGGGGTGGTGTGCACCCTCCGTTACTGGGTGAGAGCATATGGACATGCAAGAAAGATATTGTCTCTATGCAGGTTGAGGCTCACGAAACTGGTGGAAATGTTTCTGCCCATGAGGAAGAAAGCGAGAAGTTGCCTCTTGATTCACATAAGATGGTCCTTGATGATGTTGAAAAAGAAGTTGGATCCAGTTGTCCTGCAGGGCCAGTTGAAGTCCAGAAAACTACTGGATCAAAACTTGATAGTTCTGTTGGGAATTATCCAG CATTGAATACTGAGGTTGAAGGTAAAAACTTGGCAGCATCACCTGTTGAAGGCAATCAAATAGTTGACTCTCGCGAGCATAACCCTCCTTCATCTGATATGGAGCACAAGGACCAGAGTAGAGAAATCGAGTCTGAAGCTATTAAAAAACCAAGTTCTTCAGCTTCAAAGGAGTCACTGGATAAAGATGAGCTTTCCCCTGCTACTGAAATTGATACGGATGTTATTGCTGCTTCTGTAGCTGGAGAAATAAAGACAAGCAATCAATCTGTTTCCCTTTTAGAGACTTCCAGTGACAACATTCCTGGTGAAGCCTCCAAGGAGTTAACTAAAATGATGGATCATCCAGCCAACACTTTAGTAGCTCAAAATGATGGTATTGATGCTGCACCTTCTAAAGAACAAATCGTAACAGAAACAGAAAGAAACATCACagaaaattcttcaaaattgtCAG TTACCAGCAGTACTGTAGAAATTGATAAATCTAACAAGGATGCTGTCCCCAGTGCTAGTTGTTCTGACCTTTCACAAATTGAAGTAAACAAGCATGCTTCTCCTAATAGCATCAACATTGAAAGTTTTGGCAAAACATTAAAAAGATCTGAGACTTCAGGAGTCAATGAGCCATGCAAAGAAGATGAGACCTTTACCTTCGACACCAGGCCTTTGGGAGGTCAATCTACCGAAGATGCTGGCAAGAGTTTGCAATCATTTCAGGGACTTCAAGCTTGTAAAATGCTG ACTGGCGAAGGATTGCCTGCAGCTTCTGTTTGCAGCCAGACAGATCCAATTGTTGTGAAGGAAACTTCTCATGTTGGTTCCTCAACTCCTGGTGTTTGCCCACCATCTGGAGGTGTTGGAGCTACCTCTGAGCGTAAATCAAGACGTGGCGGTAGTAGATCTGGAAAGGGAAGTTTAAAAAAGGGAAATCTAGTAAAAGAAACATCTCCACTGAAGCAGACTGAAAAGGGGGACAAATCATCTCTGTTTTCTAGTCCATTAAGTGCTGGTCCACTCATGACGTTTGAAACTGGCGTGAAGCCAAGAGGGCCTGTTGCAATTCCTACATCCAGCTTGCCTGATCTAAACACTTCCGCTCCCTCATCTTCGTTCTTTCAGCAGCCTTTCACAGATTTGCAACAAGTGCAACTTCGAGCCCAAATCTTTGTTTATGGATCTCTTAT ACAAGGAGCAGCACCTGATGAAGCTTGTATGGTTTCAGCCTTTGGTATGTCTG ATGGAGGCAGGAACGCTTGGGAGCGGTCTTGGCGTGCTTGTGTAGAAAGGCTTCATGCTCAGAAATCCCAGGGTAATAATACTGGGACTCCTGTACCCTCACGTTCTG ATGTAGGTGCTAAAGCTCCAGATCAAAATAATAGACAAGGTTTTCCTCAAAGTGACGTTCTTTCCTCAACAGCTGGTCGGCCAAGTATCAAAGCCATCCCTTCTCCAGTTAACCCTGCGATCCCTCTCTCATCGCCCTTGTGGAACATATCTACTCCATCTGGGGAGGCTCTGCCACCAGGTAGCATGGCTAGAAGTGCTGGGGTTGATTATCAGGCTGTTTCTCCTTTGAATCCTTATCAGACACCACCTATACGGAGTTACATTCCGCATTCAACTTGGCCAGCGCAAGCCCCTCCTGGTCCCTTCCCAGTGCCGTGGCTTGCCTCTTCACAAAGTTCTCCCTTTGAAATCAGTACTAGCTATCCCACATTCCCAATTACAGAACCAGTAAAACTAACAGCAGTTAAAGAATCACCCTTCCCTATTACCTCTGGCATAAAGCATGCTCCTCCTATTCCTACAACTAATACTGGAGCAACTGCTGTGGTAGCTGGGGCTTCTTCACTTGACTTGAAAAAGGTTAAAGCATCATCTGGACAGACTGGTGAGACAAAAACTAGAAAGAGGAAAAAGTCTTCTGGTTCTGAGGATGTTGTACAGGTATCATCTGCCACTGCTCCTCTATCAGATGCTGTCTCTGCTCATGCAGTACCTAGCCAGGTATCTAACAAGGTTCCTGCAGCCGAAGATCTAAGTCGGATCACTTTCATAGCTCAGAATCAAGTAGGATTAGTGCCTAGACCTGTTGTTGGTAGTTGTTATTCTACATCTGTTGCCGTCTCAACACCTTCTAGCTTTGCACCTAAAGGCCCCCCCTCCAACCAAGCTTTTCCTGTGGTAACACCATCAATTTCAAGTGGTCAATTCAGTAAAGGTGATTTAAATATGGATAAAAGGGCTTTCAATGCTGAGGGTTTTAGCAAAGTTGAGGAGGCTAAGTTGCAAGCACAGGAAGCTGCTGCTCATGCTGCTACTGCCATAAGTCACTGTGATGGTGTTTGGAGCCAATTGGAACTGCAAAAAAGTTCTGGCTTGTCAACAGATGCTGAGTCTAAATTGgtgtctgctgctgctgctataGCAGCTGCTGCGTCTGTTGCGAAGGCAGCAGCTGCAGCTGCTAAGATTGCAGCAGATGCTGCAGTGCAAGCAAAACAAATGGCAGATGAAGTATTGACCAAGTCTGGAACTTCCGCTACCACTGAGTTTGATTCTAGTTTTGTATATAATTCCATGAATTTGGTTAATGCGTCGCCTACATCCATCTTAAAGGGTGGCGAGCGAAATAATGCTCCCAGTTTAGTGATATCTGCTGCTAGAGAAGCTGCTAGGAAGAGAATTGAGGCTGCTTCAGCTGCCACCAGGCATGCCGAAAATCTTGAAGCCATTCTCAAGGCAGCTGAATTGGCTGCAGAAGCTGTTGCACATGCTGGAAAAGTTGTTGCTATGGGTGATCCTTTCTCTTTGACTGCTCTAGCGGAAGCGGGGCCAAGTAATTATTGGAAAGTGCCGCATGTAGCTGGTATCCCtaattcaaaatcaaatgacATGAGTAAAGATAAATCTATCAGTAGCAATGCTGAGGAAGTGCCTGGTGTTTATAATCAACATGAGGGACCTGATAAGGATGTACGTGTTACAAGTCATAATATGTCTCCTACTCAAAGAGGGTCATCAAAAGACGACAGTAATCGTGTCACAGTAGATGAGAACATTATACCCACTGTCAAGCATGGGGAGAAAAGTTCTAAACCTCACGATGACAGAACATTATCCGACTCGGCTAAAACTACGTCTATTGTTCCTGATCCAGATATTGAATCAAGATCAAACGTATCATCCACAAGCATGAGAGAGGGTTCTCTTGTTGAG GTTCTTAACAATCGTGGTGATTCAAAGAAGGCCTGGTTCTCAGCTAGTGTACTGAGTTTGAAGGATGGTGAAGCGCTTGTTTGTTATGATGGACTACAATCGGATGAAG GATCTGAGCCACTCAAGGAGTGGATATCGATACAAGCTAAAGATAGTGATGCTCCTAGAATACGTGTTCCCCATCCTATGACTGGTGTGCAACTTGAAGGAACAAGGAAGAGACGCCGTGCTGCTGTCAAAGACTACACTTGGTCTGTTGGAGACCAAGTTGATGTATGGGTGCAGGATTG CTGGCGTGAAGGCATTATCGCGGAAAAGAATAAGAGAGATCCAACTTCATTGAGTGTCCAATTTCCAG CTCAAGAAGAGACATTAGCGGTCAAAGTGTGGCATCTTCGACCGTCTTTAGTTTGGAGTGAAGGCGAATGGACTGAATGGTGCAGAACAGGGCAAGATGACACTCAAAAG GGCGATACACCAGCTGAGAAGCGACCAAAGCTGGGAAGCACCACTATAGAGGCAAAAGGGAAAGCTAAGTTGGCTAAAAACATTGATTTTACAGAAGTCAGGGGAAATGAAGAACCAAAATTGCCTTTGTCTGCTAATGAAAAAGTTTTTAGTATTGGCAGTACGAAGGAGGAGAATAAACTGAACATGGCTCGGACAATGAGGTCTGGTTTGGAGAAAGAAGGATCCAGAGTTGTATTTGGTGTCCCTAAACCTGGGAAGAAGAGAAAATTCATGGAAGTAAGCAAGCATTATGTTTCTGATAGGATCTCCAAGACTAATGTGCCTAATGATTCGGTGAAGTTATCCAAGTTTCTGATACCTCAAGGATCAGGGTCTCGGGGATTCAAAAGCACTTCCAAGGATAAACAAGTAGCTGATTCTAAAACAAGACCACTTAAGTCTGGGAAACCACCAAGTATTCCAAGTAGAACTTTAGAACGGAGAGATGACTCTGCTTCTACACGATCTAATGCACGTACTGCATCATCAGATCATATAGCAAAGGAGTCTACGAGCAATGATGAGAATGAATCATCTGAACAAAACATTGCTGAAGTTGAGGAAGCTGCTCAAGGAGCTATGGTATTCACTTCTCAAGCTCCATCTCAAGAAATCCGTAAGAAAGCAGTGAGGAGTACTAAATCTGAGCGTCTCAACCAAGGGAAACTTGCTCCTGCTAGCAGAAAATCAGCAAAAGAGGAAGCAACTGAAAAGTTAATATCGGAAGTCTCTGAACCCCGCCGTTCAAATCGCCGAATTCAGCCAACATCACGG CTATTGGAAGGCTTGCAAAGTTCGCTGATAATTTCGAAAATCCCATCGTCTTCACATGACAAGGGGCACAGGAGTCACACCAAAGCCACAGTCCGAGGTAAGAATTACCGGAGGCCTAGCAGATTTGACTAA